From Sporosarcina sp. Marseille-Q4943, the proteins below share one genomic window:
- a CDS encoding helix-turn-helix transcriptional regulator — translation MDNDLKKVLIGRRTELGYSHQQIADEVSISRQFYGMIENGERRPSVEVAKKIGRVMDLDWQIFFESIGNYKLQKGVG, via the coding sequence TGGATAACGACCTAAAGAAAGTGTTGATTGGTAGAAGAACAGAGCTTGGTTATTCACACCAACAAATCGCTGATGAGGTTAGTATTTCAAGACAATTCTACGGCATGATTGAGAACGGAGAACGAAGACCGTCTGTGGAGGTTGCAAAAAAAATAGGTCGGGTAATGGATCTTGACTGGCAAATTTTTTTTGAAAGCATAGGCAACTATAAGTTGCAAAAGGGAGTTGGGTAG
- a CDS encoding DNA-binding protein, with product MINTSFDVEALRQIIREEVRGVMSEKLQTNTLPPLLTRTELMELLHIGPTKAAELMARPDFPVMREAGVLIPTDKLFQWIDRHTRWVEDNTGFYKVG from the coding sequence ATGATAAACACATCATTTGATGTAGAAGCACTGCGTCAAATAATCAGGGAAGAAGTCAGGGGAGTGATGAGCGAAAAGTTACAGACGAATACTTTGCCACCTCTCTTAACACGTACAGAGCTGATGGAGCTGCTGCACATCGGTCCAACGAAAGCGGCAGAGCTGATGGCTAGACCGGACTTTCCAGTCATGAGGGAAGCGGGAGTGTTGATTCCGACCGACAAGCTATTTCAATGGATTGATCGGCATACGAGGTGGGTGGAGGATAACACCGGCTTCTACAAGGTGGGGTAG
- a CDS encoding helix-turn-helix transcriptional regulator, whose amino-acid sequence MLYGSILRACRERKGWNQEEMAHQLHINQSDISKYENNVKEPPMSLFQKWAMVTGSQDVLVAFIAGMEGVSILSTILATMGSGVIGFIRLGGFM is encoded by the coding sequence ATGTTATACGGTTCAATTTTAAGAGCATGTCGCGAAAGGAAGGGTTGGAACCAGGAAGAAATGGCACACCAATTGCACATTAACCAGTCGGATATTTCAAAGTACGAAAACAACGTCAAAGAACCACCAATGTCGCTGTTTCAGAAGTGGGCGATGGTCACTGGGTCGCAGGATGTGCTAGTAGCCTTTATCGCTGGAATGGAAGGTGTATCTATCTTATCTACAATACTAGCAACCATGGGCAGTGGAGTTATCGGCTTTATTAGATTAGGAGGGTTTATGTGA
- a CDS encoding ATP-binding protein: MKEIKLVNLKLRNFKGIKNFDLKADGNDLDVYGDNGTGKTTLMDAFLWVLFSKDSNNRADFAIKTLEAGKEINNLEHEVEATFSIGGHSTELRKVYKEKWTKKRGAPLAEFTGHETKHYIDGVPVQKKEYEEKVGSIVKEEVFKLLTNPLFFNESLKWQDRRKTLLEVCGDVEFEDVLAFNSDLRDLPAILKGRAIEDHRKVIASRRAEINKELDRIPVRISEVENSMPETAVDAKLLVNGVAEIEEKMDENATLINNIRNGAVIVDRQQKLKQTEMDLESIKRNLESESVEEGFRVQTKIQEEQSNLAIIQRRKDDAEFQLKIKEKDIVGFDEKLVKLREQWANEDQKHFEHNQECECPTCGQALPAEELEAAKEKALSAFNLAKATKLENISNTGKSIAEDKAKTLENIEELKVKVSSFQSDIEAKENVIAGLTDKLNALREAVKDARQDSKYLAKLQEQELIKTEIKKLQENAQEAVADIEQQNAELRSKRSELNAQIAQQVHAETSQKRIVELEEQQKELATEFEQLERELFLTEEFIRSKVELLEERINSKFKFARFKLFDTQINGGLQEVCETTFEGVPYSSGLNNAARINVGIDIINTLTEHFGIRAPIFVDNAEAVTRLIDTDSQLISLVVSEPDKQLRIESQTDKESDVA; the protein is encoded by the coding sequence GTGAAGGAAATTAAATTGGTCAATTTAAAGCTCCGTAACTTCAAAGGAATCAAAAATTTCGATTTAAAAGCAGATGGAAATGACTTGGATGTCTATGGAGATAACGGTACCGGAAAAACAACCCTAATGGATGCATTTTTATGGGTTCTGTTCTCGAAAGATAGTAACAACCGGGCAGACTTCGCAATCAAGACACTGGAAGCAGGTAAGGAAATCAATAACCTTGAGCATGAAGTCGAAGCAACTTTCTCCATTGGCGGACACAGCACAGAACTCCGAAAGGTCTACAAAGAAAAATGGACCAAGAAACGCGGCGCTCCACTCGCTGAATTCACTGGTCATGAGACAAAACATTACATCGATGGGGTGCCGGTGCAAAAGAAAGAATACGAGGAGAAAGTTGGCTCCATCGTTAAGGAGGAAGTATTCAAGCTCCTCACCAATCCATTGTTTTTTAATGAAAGTCTGAAATGGCAGGACCGTCGGAAAACACTCTTGGAAGTGTGCGGTGATGTGGAATTCGAAGATGTCCTGGCGTTCAACAGTGATTTGAGAGACTTGCCAGCCATCCTGAAAGGACGAGCCATCGAGGATCATCGGAAAGTAATCGCATCCCGTCGAGCGGAAATCAATAAGGAGCTGGATCGTATTCCGGTTCGGATTTCGGAAGTCGAGAACTCCATGCCCGAAACGGCAGTCGATGCAAAGCTGCTTGTCAACGGAGTTGCAGAGATTGAGGAGAAGATGGATGAAAACGCAACGCTGATCAATAACATCCGAAACGGTGCAGTTATCGTCGATCGCCAGCAGAAGTTGAAACAAACTGAAATGGATCTCGAAAGCATCAAGCGCAACCTGGAATCCGAATCGGTAGAAGAAGGTTTCCGTGTACAAACAAAAATCCAAGAAGAGCAATCGAATCTTGCGATTATCCAACGAAGGAAAGATGATGCGGAATTCCAACTTAAAATCAAAGAAAAAGACATTGTTGGGTTTGATGAAAAGCTTGTAAAGCTTCGAGAGCAATGGGCGAATGAAGATCAAAAACATTTCGAACACAACCAAGAATGTGAGTGCCCAACATGCGGACAGGCATTACCAGCGGAAGAACTGGAAGCGGCGAAAGAAAAAGCATTGTCGGCCTTTAATCTAGCGAAAGCCACTAAGCTCGAAAACATTTCCAACACAGGGAAATCAATCGCGGAAGACAAGGCAAAAACTCTAGAGAATATCGAAGAATTGAAAGTGAAAGTATCCTCTTTTCAGTCGGATATAGAAGCGAAAGAAAATGTTATCGCTGGATTAACAGACAAATTAAATGCCCTGCGAGAAGCAGTGAAAGATGCGAGGCAAGATTCGAAATACCTAGCCAAGTTGCAGGAGCAGGAATTGATTAAGACCGAAATTAAAAAGCTCCAGGAGAATGCACAGGAAGCCGTTGCTGACATCGAACAACAAAACGCAGAGTTACGGTCCAAACGTTCTGAACTCAACGCACAAATTGCCCAGCAAGTCCATGCAGAGACATCCCAAAAGCGGATAGTTGAGCTGGAAGAACAACAGAAGGAGCTTGCGACCGAATTTGAACAGCTGGAAAGAGAGCTCTTCCTTACAGAAGAATTCATTCGTAGCAAAGTCGAGCTGCTCGAAGAACGGATCAACAGCAAATTCAAGTTTGCACGCTTCAAGCTATTCGATACGCAAATCAACGGTGGCCTACAGGAAGTCTGCGAAACGACATTTGAAGGGGTGCCTTATAGTTCCGGTCTTAATAATGCGGCACGAATCAACGTCGGAATCGACATCATCAACACGCTTACTGAGCACTTTGGCATTAGAGCACCAATCTTTGTGGACAACGCCGAGGCTGTCACGCGGTTAATCGATACCGATTCACAGCTGATCAGTTTGGTTGTATCCGAGCCGGACAAGCAGCTGCGCATTGAATCTCAAACTGACAAAGAAAGCGATGTGGCTTAA